One Desulfovibrio aminophilus genomic region harbors:
- the nadC gene encoding carboxylating nicotinate-nucleotide diphosphorylase, whose amino-acid sequence MADTLFDRFFQNEARLFLLTTIRVALSEDGPDLTSDGIFAPEDMAQAHIVARQSCVAAGLPIASLVLDFCGGGHQVLLNMDEGERVSDGAVLAVIQAPAARLLKAERVILNFICHLSGIATLTARYVDALAGSRTRLLDTRKTLPGLRYPEKYAVLAGGGLNHRRNLTEMLLVKNNHIDRAGSITEAVKRLRAAHSPCPPLEVECRTLDEVREAVACSVERIMFDNMGPDGIAAALRLVPKGIETEVSGNVTLETVAEIGRLGPDFVSVGRITHSAPVADMSLRITPL is encoded by the coding sequence ATGGCCGACACACTCTTTGATCGCTTTTTTCAGAACGAGGCCCGCCTCTTCCTGCTCACCACCATCCGCGTGGCCCTCTCCGAGGACGGGCCGGACCTCACCTCGGACGGCATCTTCGCCCCCGAGGACATGGCCCAGGCCCACATCGTGGCCAGGCAGTCCTGCGTGGCCGCCGGGCTGCCCATCGCCTCCCTGGTGCTGGACTTCTGCGGCGGCGGACACCAGGTCCTGCTCAACATGGACGAGGGCGAACGGGTCTCCGACGGCGCGGTCCTGGCCGTGATCCAGGCCCCAGCGGCCCGGCTGCTCAAGGCCGAACGGGTCATCCTCAACTTCATCTGCCACCTCTCGGGCATCGCCACCCTCACGGCCCGCTACGTGGACGCCCTGGCGGGCAGCCGCACCCGGCTCCTGGACACGCGCAAGACCCTGCCCGGACTGCGCTATCCGGAAAAATACGCCGTGCTGGCCGGGGGCGGCCTGAACCATCGCCGCAACCTCACCGAGATGCTCCTGGTCAAGAACAACCACATCGACCGCGCCGGAAGCATCACCGAGGCCGTGAAGCGCCTGCGCGCGGCCCACTCCCCCTGCCCGCCCCTGGAGGTGGAGTGCCGCACCCTGGACGAGGTGCGCGAGGCTGTGGCATGCTCCGTCGAAAGAATCATGTTCGACAACATGGGCCCGGACGGGATCGCGGCCGCCCTGCGGCTCGTTCCGAAGGGCATCGAAACCGAGGTCAGCGGCAACGTGACGCTGGAAACCGTGGCCGAGATCGGCCGTCTGGGACCGGATTTCGTGTCCGTGGGCCGGATCACCCATTCCGCTCCCGTGGCGGACATGAGCCTGCGCATAACCCCACTCTGA
- the nadA gene encoding quinolinate synthase NadA — protein MNDIHSRIEALRAALGGRLAILGHHYQSDEVVAHTDYRGDSLELSRRVPELSAGHIVFCGVFFMAESAAVLAREGQKVHTPAPEAGCTMSNMAPAPLLAAVLESLGRAGRRVTPLTYVNSSAEVKAVCGRFGGSVCTSANAKTMLAWALGQGEAVLFLPDKNLAANTADTLGLSRDERHVLDIRALGSRLDLAAASRARLLVWPGCCSIHHRFRARHVAEARAAHPGCLVAVHPECPDETVRAADAAGSTSFLIDFTAKAPAGSTLVIGTEEALVHRLAKQYAGEKTVLPLKDVRCGNMAKTTPERLAALLETLDRAEPVRVAPEIAESANLALRRMLDACARA, from the coding sequence ATGAACGACATCCATTCCCGCATTGAAGCCCTGCGCGCCGCGCTGGGCGGCCGCCTGGCCATCCTCGGCCACCACTACCAATCCGACGAGGTCGTGGCGCACACGGACTACCGGGGCGACTCCCTGGAACTCTCCCGCCGGGTGCCGGAGCTCTCCGCCGGGCACATCGTCTTCTGCGGGGTCTTCTTCATGGCCGAGTCCGCCGCCGTGCTGGCGAGGGAAGGCCAGAAGGTCCACACCCCGGCCCCCGAGGCGGGCTGCACCATGTCCAACATGGCCCCCGCACCGCTGCTGGCGGCCGTGCTGGAGTCCCTCGGCCGCGCCGGCCGCCGCGTGACGCCCCTGACCTACGTGAACTCCTCGGCCGAGGTGAAGGCCGTCTGCGGCCGCTTCGGCGGCAGCGTCTGCACCTCGGCCAACGCCAAGACCATGCTCGCCTGGGCCCTGGGCCAGGGCGAGGCCGTGCTCTTCCTGCCGGACAAGAACCTGGCCGCCAACACCGCCGACACCCTGGGCCTGTCCCGGGACGAGCGCCACGTCCTGGACATCCGCGCCCTGGGGAGCCGCCTGGACCTGGCGGCCGCGTCCAGGGCCCGGCTCCTCGTCTGGCCCGGCTGCTGCTCCATTCATCACCGCTTCCGGGCCCGCCACGTGGCCGAGGCCCGCGCCGCGCATCCCGGCTGTCTGGTGGCCGTGCATCCCGAGTGCCCGGACGAAACCGTGCGCGCCGCCGACGCCGCCGGTTCCACCTCCTTCCTCATCGATTTCACGGCCAAGGCCCCGGCCGGGTCCACCCTGGTCATCGGCACCGAGGAAGCCCTGGTTCACCGCCTGGCCAAGCAATACGCGGGCGAAAAGACCGTTCTTCCGCTGAAGGACGTGCGCTGCGGCAACATGGCCAAGACCACGCCCGAGCGCCTGGCCGCCCTGCTGGAAACCCTGGACCGCGCCGAGCCGGTGCGCGTGGCTCCCGAAATCGCGGAGTCCGCGAACCTGGCCCTGCGGCGGATGCTCGACGCCTGCGCCCGGGCCTGA
- the nadB gene encoding L-aspartate oxidase, which produces MNNHVKTDVLVIGSGIAGAIAALTLAASGREVTLITAADNLFIGNTRLAQGGIVFHALQDNPRKLEQDILTAGWNQNLLRAVRYLCNKGPRILQETLIDTYHIPFAQKSADSWYLTREGGHSLARILCAADHTGRTIMERLVEHIEKTPNIRVLTQRTAIDLLTTHHHAQHMDFKFSLQNQCVGAYVFNAQMDKVETILADFTVLATGGVGQVYLHTTNSRGSIGSGLSMASRAGAKIMNAEYMQFHPTALYEGSSRADRRFLISEAVRGEGARLVNSAGEAFMPRHDQRADLAPRDIVARAIMEELLHSGEDCVYLDAANYVDADLRERFPTIYEKCLEIGVDMTRDPIPVVPVAHYFCGGVLVDNRGRTTLERLYAAGECSCTGLHGANRLASTSLLEGLVWGHSAAQDIIKRTGTQSRLSRKLQSAIPDWVSLGEVKNDDPALIAQDWATIRHTMWNYVGITRTTARLSRAFSEMRNLSKNIQDFYKQTVISKPIIDLFHGCQAAYLITQAALRNKKSQGCHYRVD; this is translated from the coding sequence ATGAACAACCACGTGAAGACCGACGTTCTGGTCATCGGCTCCGGCATCGCCGGAGCCATCGCCGCCCTGACCCTGGCGGCCTCCGGCCGGGAAGTGACCCTGATCACGGCCGCCGACAACCTCTTCATCGGCAACACCCGGCTGGCCCAGGGCGGCATCGTCTTCCACGCCCTGCAGGACAACCCCCGCAAGCTGGAACAGGACATCCTCACCGCGGGCTGGAACCAGAACCTGCTGCGGGCGGTGCGCTATCTTTGCAACAAGGGACCGCGCATCCTCCAGGAAACGCTCATCGACACCTACCACATCCCCTTCGCCCAAAAGAGCGCGGATTCCTGGTACCTGACCCGCGAGGGCGGCCACTCCCTGGCCCGCATCCTCTGCGCCGCCGACCACACCGGCCGGACCATCATGGAACGGCTGGTGGAGCACATCGAGAAGACCCCGAACATCCGCGTGCTCACCCAGCGCACGGCCATCGACCTGCTCACCACGCACCACCACGCCCAGCACATGGACTTCAAGTTCAGCCTCCAGAACCAGTGCGTGGGGGCGTACGTGTTCAACGCCCAGATGGACAAGGTGGAGACCATCCTGGCCGACTTCACTGTCCTGGCCACGGGCGGCGTGGGGCAGGTCTACCTGCACACCACCAATTCCCGGGGCTCCATCGGCTCGGGCCTGAGCATGGCCTCCCGCGCCGGGGCCAAGATCATGAACGCCGAGTACATGCAGTTTCACCCCACGGCGCTTTACGAGGGCTCCAGCAGGGCCGACCGCCGCTTCCTCATCTCCGAGGCCGTGCGCGGCGAGGGCGCGCGCCTGGTGAACAGCGCGGGCGAGGCCTTCATGCCCCGCCACGACCAGCGCGCCGACCTGGCTCCCCGCGACATCGTGGCCCGGGCCATCATGGAGGAGCTGCTCCACTCCGGCGAGGACTGCGTGTATCTGGACGCGGCCAATTACGTGGACGCGGACCTCAGGGAGCGCTTCCCCACGATCTACGAGAAGTGCCTGGAAATCGGCGTGGACATGACCCGCGACCCCATCCCGGTGGTGCCCGTGGCCCACTATTTCTGCGGCGGCGTACTGGTGGACAACCGGGGCCGGACCACCCTGGAGCGGCTCTACGCCGCCGGGGAGTGCTCCTGCACCGGCCTGCACGGGGCCAACCGCCTGGCCAGCACCTCGCTGCTGGAAGGACTCGTCTGGGGCCACAGCGCGGCCCAGGACATCATCAAGCGCACGGGCACCCAGTCCCGACTCTCGCGCAAGCTCCAGTCCGCCATCCCGGACTGGGTCAGCCTGGGCGAGGTCAAGAACGACGACCCCGCGCTCATCGCCCAGGACTGGGCCACCATCCGCCACACCATGTGGAACTACGTGGGCATCACCCGGACCACGGCGCGGCTCTCGCGGGCCTTCAGCGAGATGCGCAACCTGTCCAAGAACATCCAGGATTTCTACAAGCAGACCGTGATCAGCAAGCCCATCATCGACCTCTTCCACGGCTGCCAGGCGGCCTACCTCATCACCCAGGCCGCGCTGCGCAACAAGAAGAGCCAGGGCTGCCACTACCGCGTGGACTAG
- the rpsT gene encoding 30S ribosomal protein S20: protein MANHESALKRHRQSLKRRDRNRAVKTRIKNVVKKVHEALESKDKEQAQTALNLASSTLDKAASKKVIHARNAARRIARLQQALNKLA from the coding sequence TTGGCCAATCATGAATCCGCTTTGAAGCGCCACCGGCAGAGCCTGAAGCGTCGTGACCGCAACCGCGCCGTGAAGACCCGCATCAAGAACGTGGTCAAGAAGGTGCACGAGGCCCTGGAGTCCAAGGACAAGGAACAGGCCCAGACCGCTCTGAACTTGGCTTCCTCCACCCTGGACAAGGCCGCTTCCAAGAAGGTGATCCACGCGCGCAACGCCGCCCGCCGGATCGCCCGCCTGCAGCAGGCCCTGAACAAGCTGGCCTAG